The genome window GATGTCGGCGAGGATTCGGGCTCCCCCGGGCCGGTCCTCCTCTGCCTCGACCTCTGCGGCGACCATCCGTGCGCACGCTTCTCGGGCGCGACGGGGCCAGGATCCGGCGGCCAGGTCCGCGATGATGACCAACGGCTCCCAGGTGTCGGCGGCCCGGTCCTCCACCGGCATGTCCGGCTCCAGGTCCGCTGCCTCATCCAGCAGCGGCCTTGCCCATGCAGCGATCCGGTCGCGCAGGTCGTGCAGAGCGGGGATGTCGCGTCGGGAGCGGAAGGGCTTGACGCGCTCGCCCTCCGCCCGGCGGCGCATACGGATCACCACAGCCCGGTCCATGATCGTGTCGGGCAGGTCACCGATCCCCGCGAGGGCCGCCATGGCAAAGGTGGCGAACCGGTGCGGGGTGTGGTCGTTGCCGACCACCCGCGTGACGTAGCGGTTGCGTTGGTGGCCGGCGTTGAGCAGGCCGCGCATCTCCTCGTTCTTCTCCGCCATCTTCGGCGTGCCGAAGATGGTGTCCGCCTCGTCCACCAGGAGCGTGGGCGGCTCCTCGGTGATCGACCGGAACACCGCAGCCGGTGTGGTGTTGATGGTGAGCATCGGCTCGTGGACCGTCTCGGTCAGTACGTCCAGCAGCCGCGACTTGCCGCACCGCTTCGCCGGCCCCACCACCGCCAGACGCGGCGCGTGCTGCCAGGCCGGCTGCAGATGCGTCGCCGCCACCCACAGCGTCACCGCATCCAGCGCCTCCGGCGAGGGCAGGATCACGAACTTCGCTATCTGCTCACGCAGTTCGTCCAGCAGCGCCGAGCCGACGGTCGGCTCCGGATCCGGCGCCCGGGTCTCGGCCGCCGCGACCGACGCAGCGTGCTCGGGTTCGCCCTGGTCGGGATTGCCCGGCACCGCGACCGACGGCCATGCGGTGGCAGGGGATACGGGGGTGGAATAGGGCGCAGGGTTCTCAGGTTGCACCAGGTGGCTCCTCTTCTGCGCCGCCGGGCATGCAGGCCCAGCGGCGCGGATCGTTCGTTGGAGACGGGCGACGGGGATTCCCGAGCCTCCGGCGTTGCCGCGCCGGAGGCTCGCTGCGTTCAGAGACTGAACACGCTCTGTGTCCCGAGTCGGGACA of Streptomyces cynarae contains these proteins:
- a CDS encoding DUF3631 domain-containing protein; the protein is MQPENPAPYSTPVSPATAWPSVAVPGNPDQGEPEHAASVAAAETRAPDPEPTVGSALLDELREQIAKFVILPSPEALDAVTLWVAATHLQPAWQHAPRLAVVGPAKRCGKSRLLDVLTETVHEPMLTINTTPAAVFRSITEEPPTLLVDEADTIFGTPKMAEKNEEMRGLLNAGHQRNRYVTRVVGNDHTPHRFATFAMAALAGIGDLPDTIMDRAVVIRMRRRAEGERVKPFRSRRDIPALHDLRDRIAAWARPLLDEAADLEPDMPVEDRAADTWEPLVIIADLAAGSWPRRAREACARMVAAEVEAEEDRPGGARILADIRRVFVAQREPDSLTTDELLHQLRQDAESPWAEWGRNGLNAKDLAAMLREFDIRPGNVRLPDGTQRKGYMRNKFLDAWRRYCPTVHSADTEPAAPSAD